AACTCGGACCCAGCATAAGCCTTCTGCCACGTGTTCTTCAGCATCGACGCGACGAGACTGTCCACGATGAGCGTCAGCCGCTCACAGTCATGCTTTTGAAACCAGCTCAGGGTTTCGCAGCGCGTGCGAAGCAGCTCGAGATCGGTGATCGCCGAGTCGATCAGCGCAGGATTAGCGGCAGCGGCCGGGTCGTTGTACGCGCCGGAGTATTCTTTGAGAGCGTCCTTCTCGCGGCGGTCGGCGAGAAGCATGAGCGCCAACCGGAACCGCAACGGCAAGGTTTCCGCTCGGTCCGGTGCAATGAGGGAGAACGGTTCGACTGCCAGAACGTCGAATGCATCCTGGAGCGCGAGGTGCAGCAGCGCCCGGTCGTTGTTGTTCAGCGCCGAGAGGTAGTGGTGCAGGATGGTGTTCTCCACCAGCGGCTGGGGTGCCGCGAAACCGCGAGCGTCGAGGTCCGCCTTCACGGCATCGTCGCGGACGGTCATCCTTTCGAGTTCGGAGCGCGCAACGATCGAAACGTATGGAGTTGTCTGCTGGGGCGTCGCAATCTTCGATGCAATTTGCGCATTGCGGTAGTCGGCGAGCGCGAAGCCAGGGCGCAGCGTCGCTGCGAGACGGTAGAGGTCCGCCGCATCCCTGCGCTCGCGAGACGTTCGTGCGAGCAGTGCCAGCGTTTCAGCCTTCGCATAGCACATCGCTGCGAGTTCGTCGGCGTCGTGGTCCGCGACGCGGTCGCTGCACAACCTGATCGCGGTTGCGACGTCAGAGTCGTTTCGCGGGTGCGGCGCCGCGTGTTGAAACAAGCCGGTGACTGCGAGAACAAGGCCGCTCACGAAGACGCCTACGGCGAAGAGGCTCAAGATAGAGCTGCCGTTCGTGTGGCCCGCTCCCAATGACTGGCCGAAGAGATACAATGCGATCCCGAACAGCGCGACCGCGCCGAACAGAACGCTGGCACGCTGCTCGTGCGTCGCGCGCGCCGTATCTGCGGCGTCCCAGGTAGCGAGCCGCTCCGCCGGCTCCGCAACGGTCGTGCGAACGACGTAGCCGGACGGAAACGAAGAATCCAGGTATGGGCCGTTCTCGCCTTCGAGGACTGCCGCAAAGGGTTCGCCCGCGTATCCTTCGTGCGGGTTGAGCGGCTCGAGACGCACGATGCGGTCCGCCACAAGCGACCAGCGATCGGCTTCTCGTGTCCACAGGGCAGAGTCTGTGGTCGGCGTGGTAAAGCGCCAAAACGAGGCAGCGAGTGAACGTAATCGTGCTTCGCGCGCCGCGACGAGCTGATGGACAGCATAGTAGCTTGACGCTTCGCGCAGGGTGGCGCTCCGCAGCATCTGAACCTGATCGACTGCAGCGTTCGCGGTTGCTTGCTCGACATCGCTGCTGGCATAGCTGTGATACGTCTCGACGATCGCACTAAACAGTGCGGTGACGGCGATAAGAATCACGATGATCCGTCCGATTGGGTTTCTCGCGACGTGATGAGCGCCATGATAGTGCACGTGCACGATGCTTTCGCGCGTGATCTCTACCTCTCGCTCGTGCGGTACAGCGTCCTCGTGGATGCTGTTGAACCTGTCTGCGGTTCGCGCGTGGGTCACCGCTCTCGCCGGAAGCGGCAGGTGCATCCGGGCGCGTTGCACACGCAGCCACGTGGCAGTGCTGCCGTGGCCATGCGTGATCCAGAGCTGAAGCTGCGCCACGGTCAAGACGACGGCGAGCGCGATCGCGAACATGACTGCGATCGTCCAGCCGCTCGCCGCAATCGCAAGGATGACCGCGGCGAGTAGGCCCAGGAATGCGGTTAGGTCGATGAGAATGCGCCAGCGCTCCCAAGGGTCGCCGGGCACGCGCGGCTCGAAGGGCAGTGAGTGCTGCCCTTGCCGGAAGTCGGACGGCACGGGCACGATCTCCGTCGTGGTTGAGAGCACAAGGACGAAAACAAAGATGATCACCGCGATGGAATCATACGCGACGCTATGGTGAATGGAGGCGATGTCGCGCTCCAATGCGCCGAGGTAACTGTCCGAAGACGTTACAGTCGGGGCGCGTGAATCACAGCGGTTCTTGATGCCCAGACCACGTAGATCGCGCTCCGCTTGCGTCGTCAGGGCGGCTTCCAGCGTAGCCGCTTGCGGAAGTCCGGCGTCGGAGAAGTCTTTCAGCGGCCGTATGACACGCGCGACGGCGAACTCCACCTGCGCATCGGTGTCAAGCACATCGGGATCCGGATCGCCGGCCAGTGGCCGCGCGGACGCTCGGATGTCGTTGGCGCGCCGCAAAAGGTCACGGCCCTGTTCCTTATGAATGTCGTATTCGTTCGACCATCGCGCATGATCGAAGTACAAATAGAGCAGCGCCTCGCGCCGAGCGAATTCCAGGTTTTCAGCTTGTTCGAGCTTTCGCGCGCACGCTGCCGCCTGCGCCTCACCGTTGCTCGCGAAGGCGCCGGTCGTTGCCCCGCAGGTGGCGACCAAGGCCATGAACAGTGCGAGTGACGTATCGCGATCGAACCCTTTTTGCGCCAGCCACGCGATCGTGCTGCGGCGACGATCGCGAAGAAATCTTGTCGCGGTCCCGGCGAGTGAACGAACGGACATATGCAACCCCGTGTAATGCCACCCCTGCCCAGCAACATGAGCGTGACGTCTTTATTCTAGCATGAAAGTGCCTCCCATGGTCAATCTGCGGCTCACCGGCTGCGCTGGCGCCCTTACTCGACGAACGCCCTCACTTGGATGAAGATCATGACACCGGGCCTCGCTCCGGGACCCCTGGCAGCCCAGGTAGAGAGCATAACCTTGGCGGAATTCCTCAGTATGATGAGCTTCCTTCGCGGCTGCTCGCGAATCGCGGCAGTCCTGGTCACAATTCTTATTGTGGCCCCCGGGTTCGAGCGCGCGACGCGCGCGGCGCCGTCGTGCGCCTATCCGAGGTGTCCGTTGCCGAACTACACGCGTGGGGACGTGCTGACAACCTCGAAGTCCGTCGTGTGCAACAGGTCGACGAAAGTAGTCCGCAACGTACCGCCGGCTCTCAAGCAACAGATTTTCGCGGAGTATCACATCAACGCGCCACAGTTCGTCGCCTTTGAAGACCTTGTGCAGCCTGGAGCGCCGCTCAACGGGGCCCGTCTCATGGTCGAGAATGAACTTGCCGAGTCGCACATTGACCCAAACGCCCCGGGCAGCCCGGGCCCGAGCGGCGCTCAGTACGAGATCGACCACTTCATTCCCCTGGAGCTCGGCGGCAGTAACGATCCAGAGAATCTGTGGCCGCAGTCGTACGTGATACCTTGGGGAGCCCACGTCAAGGACGCTCTTGAGAACAAGCTGCACCGAATGGTCTGCGCGGGACAAATCTCGTTGACTAACGCACAGGCCGCCATAAAAACGAATTGGTTGCAGGCGTACGACAAGTACGTCGCCGGTGGAGGCTAGCGGGCGTCCAAGACGTGCGGGGTGATGAAGAAGACGACTTCGTCCTTGTTGTGTGAGGTTTGGCGGTTGCGGAAGAAGCCGCCCAGGACCGGCAGGTCGCCGAGGACCGGGAACTTCGTGACCGTTTCGGAGTCGACGTCCTGGAAGAGACCGCCGAGCACGATCGTCTCGCCGTCGCGCACGCGCAGCGTCGCGTCGACCTTGCGGTTCGCGACGATCGGGAAACTGTTGTTGAAGCCGATTATTTGAGAATATTCGGGATGGAGATCCGCCGTGATGGTGCCGTCGGCGCCGATCGTCGGCGTGAGGCGCAGGCGCACGCCGACGTCGATCGTCTGCACGCTGGGGAAGCCGGTCTGCTGGTTCACCGTGACGACCGGATACTGTTCGCCGATCAGCAGCGAGGCCTCGCGGTTGTTCAGCGTCGCGATGCGCGGCTGGGCGAGGATCGAGGCGTGGCCGCGCTGGATCAGCGCGTCGATCTGCGCGTTCACCGTTATCGAGCTCTTGGTGAGCGTGTACGGAAACTGCCCCAGCGCGCCGGCGCCGTAGCCGGCGCCGCCGAACTGCACGCCGACGTTGGTCGTGTCGTTCACCGGCTGGACGTCGGCGACGCGGACTTCGATCATCACTTGGCGACCGGGCGCGTCGAGCTGGCGCAGCAGCGTGCGGACGGTGGTCTGCAGCTCGCCGTTCCCGCTCACCACCACGACGTTCTGGCGGTCGTCGGCGAAGAGCGCGCCGTCCGGGACGCTGCCACGCAGCGTCTTGACCGCCTCGCTCGCGCGCAGGTTGTGCAGTTGAACCGCCTCGGTCGCGACGGTGCCGCCCGCGCCGTATGCCGGCGCGTCGAACGCGGCGACCAGACGGCGGGCGCGCGCGATCGTCGAGCCGCTGCCGGTGACGATCAGCGCCCCGGTGCGCTTGTCGCCGACGACGACGGTTCCTTGCGGCAGCGCGTTTTGCAGCGAAGCGACGAGGTCGTCGGGCCGGGCGTGCTGCAGTACGAAGACCGCGGTCTGCGTTCCGCCGGGCGTGACGTCGTCGGGGTACCGGCGGTTCATCGAAACCGCATCGCCGATGAGGATGACCCGGCCGTCACGGTGCGTCTGCAGCCCGTAGGCGCTCGCCAGCGTCGCGAGCGCTTCGTCGAACGAGACGTCTTTGAGCCGCAGCGTGACGCGCTGCGGCTTGACGGAGCCGTCCGCAACGACGTTCTGCCCCGACCGCGCGCCCAGCAGCCGGATGACGTCCGCCAGATCCGTGTCACGCGCTTCGAGCGTGAAGCGCTCGCCTTGCGCGGCGGCCGGCGCAGCGAGCAGCGCACTGAGCACGGCAATCATAAGAAATCTCACGGTTGGCGACCTCTCGGAAACGGCAGCGAAGGTGAGGACGGTCCGGTGGGCGGCGTCGCTGCCATCGTGAGCATCGTGCCATCGGCAAGTCTGACGCCCGCAGCGGTAATGGCCAGGATGACTAGGCCGTCGATGCGGTCGCCGATCGTGACGACGCGCGTCGTGACGCCATCGTCGAGCAGCGCGAACGGATGCGTGCCGGTCACCATCGCGGTGATGCGTGGCAGCGCCGGCGTGAGAGACGGCGGCGACGTTGCCGCGAATGGCAGAGCGGAGCCTGACGCACCGGCGTTCGCCGGCAGCGGCCGGATCGCAGCCGGTATCTCAGAGAACGACGGTGTCGACGTCATCGACGAAATTGGCGGCATCGCTGTAAGGGGCGCCGTCGGTGGGCTGCTTGGATGAGTTGCCGGCGGATCGCCGGCGAACGGATCGCGACGTGGCAGAACGACGGCAACTGCGCCGGACATCGCCGTCGGCGTGGCGGGCGCGGTGCGAACGACGTTGTCGCCTGCGGCGCCGCGCGCCGCGAACGGTGCGGTGACGAACGCGCCGGCGAACGCTGCGAACGCGCTCGTCGCGAGCAGCGCCCGGCTAGACCGGCCGAGCGCGAACATCGGGGAGATGGTGCAGGACGACGTGCAGCGTCGCTGTCAGCGTCGCCTCGGAGGCATCGGCATTCTTGCGGGCGAGCGATGTCACGCCGACCGACGCGAGGACGTCGGTCCTCGACAAGGCGCGGACCGCATCCAGGACGTCGGCGTAGCGCGCTTCCACGGTGAGATCCAGCGCGACCGAATCGAGCTGATCGGGAGCGGCCGTCGTACCGTTCACGGCGGTGGCCGCCGAAACGGCCGGTGCGCTGGTCGCCGCAATCGCCGTTTGGCTTGAAAGCGACGTAGGCGCGATCGGCGACGCGTTGACGGCGATCGACGCGATCGTCGCGCGGTGCGCCCTCAGGACACGGGCGGCGTCGCGCATGAAGCGCGCAACGTGGGCGCCGCGCGTGCCACGCAGGTGTGCGGAAACGAGCGTGCTGCTCAACCGCCGGCGCTCCGTTTCGAGTGCGGGCGCTGAGGCGAGCGCTCGTTCTGCAGTGGCAATCTGCTCGGCGATGCGCGCGTTGTCGGCGACCTGGTCTCCGATGCGGCTCTCGCCCGCGCGAAAGACAAAGACATAGCCGGCGAGGACGATCATCACCGCGGTGAACCGGAGCGTCTTCGCCGCGTTCATTTGCTTCGGTCCAGCTCGAGCGAATACGTGACGCCCGACCGCGCGGGCTCCGCGCGCACGGCGATGAGACGCGCTCCGGAATAGCCGGGGAGTCCCGCGAGCGCGTCCATCGCCGTGCCGACCGCGCCGAGCCGGGCACTGCGCCCTTCGAGCGCGAGCGCACCGCGGTCGGCGCGCACCGAAGTCAACCACACGCCGTCCGGAAGCCGGTTTCCGAGCGCGGCGAACTCGCTCGCCTGCGCATCGCCGGAGCGCCGGATCTGTCCAACGCGCTCACTCAAGGAGCGCAGCTGCGCGACGTCGCGCTCGAGAACGCGCACCCGTGCGACGGCCACGTCGACGGCGGCGAGCCGGTTCGCATACACGGTTCCGTCCCGTTCGGCCGCTCGCAAACGCGTCGTTTGCACCGTCCATAGCAAGGCGACGAGCCCCGTCGCGGCTGCGAGCGCGATAACCGGAATGCGCAGCGCCGGCGAGATGCGGCTGGGCAGAGCGATGCCGATGGAGCGTTCGCTCCAGCTCAGCAGGTAGTTGATCCGCCTCACGCTGCACAGCTCCACAGTGCGAGCCCGTAGGCGAGCGCCCAGTCCGGCGATGCCGCGCGCACGACGTCGGCCGGCAACGACTGCGAAGTGTCCGTGATCGCGCCCAGCCGAACCGGGATCGCGACCGCGCGCTCCAGCGCATCCGCAAGTCCGGGAAGCCGCGCGCCGTTACCGGTCAGCACGATCGTCCGCAGCTCGGCGCGTGCGCTGGCCCGGTGCTCGATCAGCGCGGAGGCGAGCTGTTCGACGAGCGCCTCGCGCGCATAGTCTCCCGCGCCGGCCATGCCGATGCTGCGTTTGCGTTGCTCGGCCGCGGCTTCGTCGAGTCCGAGCGAGGCGACGATCGCCGCCGTGAACGCGCGACCGCCGAGCGGAAACGTTTTGATCGACGGAAGCGGCTCGCTGCGCACGACGAGCGCCGTGGTGGTCTCGCCGACGTCGACGACGGCGTCGGCCGACGGAAACGCCCGCAGCAGCGCGAACGCGGCGTCGTCGACTGCGACGGCGCGCAAGCCTGCCCGTGTCGCAGCGGCGGTGCGCGACTCGAGCGCGGTGCGGCGCGCGATGCCGATCACGCTGCGATCAGCGTCGGCCGGCACGACGCGCACGGAAGCTTGTTCCAGCGGAAACGACACGAACCGAGCCGCTTCGAAGCGCGCCGCTCGAGCGCGGTCGGCGGAACTCATCGCCGGAAAGGCGGCGGTTCGCAGCAATGCGTCCGGCGCGGCGACCGCCAGGACGCAGCGGCGCTCCCGGCTGCCGAGCTCCTCGCGGGCCTCGACGATCGCGCCTGCCGCATCGTCGCCGCTCGGACGGGCGGCGACGGCGACGAGCCGCGGCGCTCCGGCGTTGTCGAGCTCTACGAGAGCGACGCGCGTTCGCGCCGCGCCGATGTCGATTCCGAGCGGCAGCGTCGCGGTGCGTCTCGCTCGCGAACGCGGCGTGAAAGCATTTGTCAGGTTCACGCGAGCCACTCCGGCGGCGTGGCCACTGCTGCGAGCGTTCCGGCGGCGAGGAATGGTCCGAAGCGGACCGCGTCGCCCCGGCGCGCGCGGTTCGTGGCAAGCAGCCAGATCGCGTACGCGCCGCCGGCGATGAACGCTGCGCCGAGCGCGAACACGCCGAGCGGCGCGCCGAGCCCGACGCCGATCGCGATCCCGAGCTTCACGTCGCCGAGCCCGAGGCCGCGACCGCCGGTGAGCAGATGAAGCAGTAGCAGCATCCCGCCGACGGCCGCCGCGCCGGCGAACGCTGCGGCTGAAAAACCGCTCGCGGCGGCGAGCGCCAGCGCAACGAGCGCGGTTCCGCGGCTCACGGCGTCAGGGATCAAGCCGGTGCGCGCGTCGATAGCAGCCGCGACGAACGTTCCAGCCGTTGCGGCGATCGCTGCCGGCATCATGGACGCGATCATCGTCCGAGCCTCGCGAGGAGCGAACGCGCCGGCGCGTACGACGCATCGAAGCGCAATGCCGCGCGAAGATGCTCTCGCGCGGCGGCGCGGTCGCCGCGCCGTGTCGCAGCGTGCGCGGCGAGGAACGCGTAGCGCGGATCGCCGGCCGCCGCAGCGGCTGCGGTGAAGTCGTGCTCCGCCGCGCGCACGTTGCCCAAGCGAAGCGCTGCCAATGCCCGATCGGCAAGCAGCGAGGACGTACTCGCAGCGTCGCCCCGTTCGAAGCTCGCAGCTCGTGCGCGCAGCACGGCGTCGGCGATCGCATACGCTCGGGCCGCATCGCCGGCTCGGCGCCGCATCAGCAGGAAGAACGCGAGCCGATCGGCTGCGACGAGCGAGCCCCCATCGAGCCGCGCGGCGCGCGCGTAGTAGCGCACGGCGCCCTCGACGTCACCGGCGCGCAGGACATCGTCGCCGCGCGTAACGAGCGCTGAAGCGACGTTGCCGTGAAAAAGAACGACGGCGAGCGCGAGGCTCATCGAGGCGACCGCGAGCCGGCGTAGCAACCCGGGATGCGCAGCGTCTGCGGGCCGGCGCAGGATACCGGCGCTGCTCATGCCAGTGCTCCATAGTAGGCTGCGAGCGCGAGCATCAGCGTCCCGGCGACGACCGAAGGCGCGTGCGACGCGGCCAGGCGCCGCATCGCGAACGCGATCCGCGAACCGAGCGCCCCGGCCGCGAATACCGGCATCGCGTGGCCGCAGGCGAAGATGGCCAGAAGCGCGGCGCCGGCGAGAGCGTGGCCGCCGTTCGTCATCGTTAAGCCGGCGATTCCAGCGACGAGCGGCGTGCAGCACGGTGAGACGACGAGCGCGCTCGACGCGCCGAGCAGCAGTGTCCCGCCCATGCTGACCCGCCTGCGCGCTCCATTGGAGGCATGGTGCGACCCGCCGTGATGCGAGCCGACGTGATGCGAACCGTCTCCGCGCAACAGTGTGAACAACCCGGCTACACCGAGCACCACGGCGAGGACTTCATAGACGATCCCCGCCGATTTCCATAGCGTTCCGAGCAGACCGACGCCCGCACCGAGCAGGACATACGCGCCGACTAGCCCCGCGACGAACGCGACGACAACGCGCACCGGCGCCCGCGACGCGTTGACCAGCGCCGCCACCGCGACGTAGCGCGGCGCGGCGCACGGCCCGATGCTCGTCACGACGCCCGCCGCGAACACCAGCGGGTATGCCAGCGGCGAGCGCATCGCGACGGCGCGCATCCCTTCGCCGCTCACGTCGATCACGGCGCGACCTGCAGTCCCTGGCCGGCGACGTACTCCACCTTCGTCGCGGTGCAGTTCGTGCCGCAGACGCTCCCGCTGGTTCCGCCGGAAAGCGGAATCTTCGCAAGCGTCGAGCCGACATGCACGCCCGGACAGACGATCGTGTAGCTCGCCGGACTGCCGCCGGACGCCTGCGTCGTGGTGAGCGTGTACGTCGCGGCGCCGTTCTGCGCGGCCGGGTCCTTCGGTGTGTTGTTGAGATACGCCACACCGTTCACTGTCAGCAGCGACGGCTGCACCGCGGCGCCGGACGCCGTCGGATACACTTGATTGTCGGCGTAGTACAGCTCCATCGCCGTCGCGATCGCCCGCAGGTTCGATTCACAAGCCGCTGTCTGCGCCTGCGACCGCGCGTTGACGAAGTTGGGAATTAAAATCCCCGCCAGAATCGCGATGATCGCCACCACGATCATCAGCTCAATCAACGTAAACCCGCGCTCGTCCCCGCGCTCCATGCCCTGCCGCATCGCCGTCCCTCCATAGGTGCTACGACGATTCCGGTGCCCGGGCCGATCAGCAGGTAGTTACTCCGGAATCGAGAGCCTCACCGGGTCGCTGCCGTCCGCGAAGTGCAGCAGAATCTCGCCGTCGGCGGTGCGCATCACCGAGACGGGAACGCTGCCGGGCGGCGCGTGGCCGTTCGTCGCGGTTGCGGGGACGGCGCGTTTGCGGCGTGCGAAGCGTTCGCGCAGGCCGGCCAGCGCGACGTAGACCACCGGGACGACGAACAGGTTCAGCACCGTCGAGAGGATCATCCCGCCGAAGACCGCGGTCCCCAGCGAACGCCGGCTCGCCGCGCCCGCGCCGCTTGCGAGCACCAGCGGCACCGTCGCCAGGATGAACGCCAGCGACGTCATGAGGATCGGCCGCAGCCGGGTCTGCGCGGCTTCGCGCACCGCTTCGGCGGCACTCAGCCCCAACCGCCGGCGCTGGTTCGCGAACTCTACGATCAGAATCGCGTTCTTGCTGGCTAGCGCGATCAGCATCAGGTAGCCGACCTGCGCGTACAGATCACTGGGGAGCGAACGGACGTCCAGTGCTAAGATGGCGCCAAGGATCGCCAGCGGAACGGAAACGAGGATGATGATCGGATCGCCGTAGTTTTCGTAGTTCGCCGCGAGCACCAGAAACACACACAGCAAACCGAGGCCGAAGATCAGCAGCGCCTGGCTGCCGAACTCGATCTGCTCGAGCGAGATCCCGGTCCACTCGTACGCCGTGCCCGACGGCAGATTTTGCGCGGCTTTCGCCATTGCCGCGAGCGCGTCGCCCGAGCCGTAGCCGGGCGCCGGGACGCCGTTGATCTCGATCGAGCGCATCAAGTTGTAGTGCGTGATGATCGGCGCGATCTTCTCGACGTGCGTCCGGACCAACGAGGAGAGCGGGATCGTCGCGGCTTGCTCCGGACCCGTACCGCCGGTGCGCACGTAGATGCGGTCGAGCGCGCCGAGCCGGTCGCGGAACGGCGTGTCGGCCTGCACGTACACCCGGTACGAACGGTTCAGGAAGTCGAAGTCGTTGACGTACTCGGAGCCCAGGTACACCTGCATCGCGGCGAA
The Candidatus Eremiobacterota bacterium genome window above contains:
- the pilM gene encoding pilus assembly protein PilM, which translates into the protein MNLTNAFTPRSRARRTATLPLGIDIGAARTRVALVELDNAGAPRLVAVAARPSGDDAAGAIVEAREELGSRERRCVLAVAAPDALLRTAAFPAMSSADRARAARFEAARFVSFPLEQASVRVVPADADRSVIGIARRTALESRTAAATRAGLRAVAVDDAAFALLRAFPSADAVVDVGETTTALVVRSEPLPSIKTFPLGGRAFTAAIVASLGLDEAAAEQRKRSIGMAGAGDYAREALVEQLASALIEHRASARAELRTIVLTGNGARLPGLADALERAVAIPVRLGAITDTSQSLPADVVRAASPDWALAYGLALWSCAA
- a CDS encoding type II secretion system protein GspD: MRFLMIAVLSALLAAPAAAQGERFTLEARDTDLADVIRLLGARSGQNVVADGSVKPQRVTLRLKDVSFDEALATLASAYGLQTHRDGRVILIGDAVSMNRRYPDDVTPGGTQTAVFVLQHARPDDLVASLQNALPQGTVVVGDKRTGALIVTGSGSTIARARRLVAAFDAPAYGAGGTVATEAVQLHNLRASEAVKTLRGSVPDGALFADDRQNVVVVSGNGELQTTVRTLLRQLDAPGRQVMIEVRVADVQPVNDTTNVGVQFGGAGYGAGALGQFPYTLTKSSITVNAQIDALIQRGHASILAQPRIATLNNREASLLIGEQYPVVTVNQQTGFPSVQTIDVGVRLRLTPTIGADGTITADLHPEYSQIIGFNNSFPIVANRKVDATLRVRDGETIVLGGLFQDVDSETVTKFPVLGDLPVLGGFFRNRQTSHNKDEVVFFITPHVLDAR
- a CDS encoding PilN domain-containing protein, with product MRRINYLLSWSERSIGIALPSRISPALRIPVIALAAATGLVALLWTVQTTRLRAAERDGTVYANRLAAVDVAVARVRVLERDVAQLRSLSERVGQIRRSGDAQASEFAALGNRLPDGVWLTSVRADRGALALEGRSARLGAVGTAMDALAGLPGYSGARLIAVRAEPARSGVTYSLELDRSK
- a CDS encoding prepilin peptidase produces the protein MIASMMPAAIAATAGTFVAAAIDARTGLIPDAVSRGTALVALALAAASGFSAAAFAGAAAVGGMLLLLHLLTGGRGLGLGDVKLGIAIGVGLGAPLGVFALGAAFIAGGAYAIWLLATNRARRGDAVRFGPFLAAGTLAAVATPPEWLA
- a CDS encoding HNH endonuclease, coding for MKIMTPGLAPGPLAAQVESITLAEFLSMMSFLRGCSRIAAVLVTILIVAPGFERATRAAPSCAYPRCPLPNYTRGDVLTTSKSVVCNRSTKVVRNVPPALKQQIFAEYHINAPQFVAFEDLVQPGAPLNGARLMVENELAESHIDPNAPGSPGPSGAQYEIDHFIPLELGGSNDPENLWPQSYVIPWGAHVKDALENKLHRMVCAGQISLTNAQAAIKTNWLQAYDKYVAGGG
- a CDS encoding prepilin-type N-terminal cleavage/methylation domain-containing protein; translation: MERGDERGFTLIELMIVVAIIAILAGILIPNFVNARSQAQTAACESNLRAIATAMELYYADNQVYPTASGAAVQPSLLTVNGVAYLNNTPKDPAAQNGAATYTLTTTQASGGSPASYTIVCPGVHVGSTLAKIPLSGGTSGSVCGTNCTATKVEYVAGQGLQVAP
- a CDS encoding sulfite exporter TauE/SafE family protein, whose product is MIDVSGEGMRAVAMRSPLAYPLVFAAGVVTSIGPCAAPRYVAVAALVNASRAPVRVVVAFVAGLVGAYVLLGAGVGLLGTLWKSAGIVYEVLAVVLGVAGLFTLLRGDGSHHVGSHHGGSHHASNGARRRVSMGGTLLLGASSALVVSPCCTPLVAGIAGLTMTNGGHALAGAALLAIFACGHAMPVFAAGALGSRIAFAMRRLAASHAPSVVAGTLMLALAAYYGALA